The Apilactobacillus apisilvae genomic interval ACAAGGCTATACAGGCTATGCTAATCATCAAGAGGTGACGATGTTATATGATGAAAAAGCCAAGCAAAAGGGGTGATGCTAGATGGCGTTTTTGGAGCTGGATAGTAAAGCCTTCGAAAATTTCGCCCAAAGGGTCAACGATAAGGTTAATGCACGTACTGTTTTTAAATCAGTAGGTAAGGAAATGCAAAACCTTAGCGATGCCGAGTTTAAAGAAGTGACTACCCGTACTCCTACAGACACAGGTGCATTAAAAAATGCGTGGAAGAAGTCAGGATTGATGTATAGCGATGGAAAGTTTTCTTTTAAGTTATACAACAATACCAGCTATGCTTCTTTTGTAGAGAATGGTCATCGAA includes:
- a CDS encoding HK97 gp10 family phage protein; amino-acid sequence: MAFLELDSKAFENFAQRVNDKVNARTVFKSVGKEMQNLSDAEFKEVTTRTPTDTGALKNAWKKSGLMYSDGKFSFKLYNNTSYASFVENGHRTRGKDGSVGKGWVKGQFFLKGMVINYQNNLHAYWEPKFHEAVKDVMQ